A single window of Pontiella agarivorans DNA harbors:
- the rpsT gene encoding 30S ribosomal protein S20, with amino-acid sequence MPNLKSAKKRMRQNTVRRDRNVQVRTRIKTARRSMMEALEAKDAEAGTAALKSYSSVLDKAAKAGVIKKNTAVRRKTNAANNLRKIA; translated from the coding sequence ATGCCGAATCTTAAAAGTGCTAAAAAAAGAATGCGTCAGAACACGGTGCGCCGCGACCGCAATGTGCAGGTCCGTACCCGCATCAAAACGGCGCGCCGCAGCATGATGGAAGCATTGGAGGCCAAGGACGCAGAGGCAGGTACTGCCGCACTGAAATCCTACAGCTCCGTGCTCGATAAAGCGGCTAAAGCGGGAGTGATCAAAAAGAACACTGCAGTCCGCCGAAAAACCAATGCTGCAAACAACCTGCGTAAGATTGCTTAA
- the lepA gene encoding translation elongation factor 4 yields the protein MNDLSLIRNFSIIAHIDHGKSTLADRMLELTQTVEQRKMKEQLLDSMDLERERGITIKAHPVTMKYTAKDGKTYTFNLIDTPGHVDFSYEVSRSLQACEGAILVVDAAQGVEAQTVSNTYLASDNELEILPVLNKIEMPNADIDEVSQQIEDILAIDATEALQISAKKGIGIEAVLEAVVERFPPPIPAADKLTRALVFDSKYDAFRGVVVYMRLFSGALKAGDKVRVMSTGTDYEIKEVGVFTPEMEKCKILEEGAVGYVIANMKDASEIQIGDTLTRAKNPAEDPLPGFKEIHPMVFSGIYPVETSDYEKLGASMDKLRLNDASFTFQAESSIALGFGFRCGFLGLLHMEIIMERLRREFNLDIISSYPNVEYRVVLKNGEVKEVDNPMYLPDPSLIEHIEEPMINATIICPTDYMGDMMALIMDKRGQIVKTDSIDGTRVMLTCHMPLNEVLIDFYDRLKTISRGYASMDYEYADYQESELVRMDIMIHGEVVDAFSSIVHRSKAEYRGRQMCKSLLDVIPRQAFAVALQAAVNGKVIARETIRAYRKDVTAKCYGGDISRKRKLLERQKEGKKKLKAIGKVNIPQEAFIAVLKTNNNK from the coding sequence ATGAACGACCTTAGTTTAATTCGGAATTTCTCGATTATCGCCCACATCGACCACGGAAAGTCGACGCTGGCTGACCGTATGCTGGAGCTGACTCAAACGGTTGAGCAACGTAAAATGAAGGAGCAGTTGCTCGACTCCATGGATCTGGAGCGGGAACGCGGCATTACGATCAAGGCTCATCCGGTGACGATGAAATATACGGCAAAGGATGGGAAAACCTATACCTTCAATCTGATCGATACCCCCGGACACGTGGATTTTTCCTATGAAGTTTCGCGCAGTCTGCAGGCGTGTGAAGGCGCGATTCTGGTGGTGGATGCTGCGCAGGGTGTGGAAGCGCAGACTGTTTCGAACACCTATCTGGCATCCGACAACGAACTCGAAATTCTTCCGGTACTCAATAAAATCGAGATGCCCAATGCGGATATCGATGAGGTTTCGCAGCAGATTGAAGATATTCTGGCCATTGATGCCACCGAGGCATTGCAGATCAGTGCCAAAAAAGGGATCGGCATTGAAGCGGTACTGGAGGCTGTGGTGGAGCGTTTTCCGCCGCCGATACCGGCTGCGGATAAGCTGACGCGCGCACTTGTTTTTGATTCTAAATATGATGCGTTCCGTGGCGTGGTGGTATATATGCGCCTCTTTTCCGGGGCCTTGAAGGCCGGCGATAAAGTCCGGGTGATGAGCACCGGTACAGACTATGAAATCAAGGAAGTCGGCGTATTCACGCCGGAGATGGAAAAGTGCAAAATTCTCGAAGAGGGGGCTGTGGGCTATGTGATTGCCAATATGAAGGATGCCTCGGAAATCCAGATTGGCGATACGCTTACACGGGCAAAGAATCCGGCCGAAGATCCGTTGCCCGGTTTTAAAGAAATCCATCCGATGGTTTTTTCGGGCATTTATCCGGTGGAAACTTCGGATTATGAAAAGCTCGGGGCGAGCATGGACAAGCTGCGCTTGAACGATGCATCGTTTACTTTCCAGGCGGAATCCTCCATCGCGCTCGGTTTCGGCTTCCGGTGTGGTTTCCTCGGTCTGCTACATATGGAAATCATCATGGAGCGCCTGCGGCGTGAGTTTAACCTCGATATTATATCGTCTTATCCGAACGTGGAATACCGGGTGGTGCTGAAAAACGGTGAGGTCAAAGAGGTGGATAATCCGATGTATCTGCCGGATCCGTCGTTGATTGAGCATATTGAAGAGCCGATGATCAATGCGACGATTATCTGTCCGACGGATTATATGGGCGATATGATGGCGTTGATTATGGATAAACGCGGTCAGATTGTGAAAACCGATTCCATTGATGGAACGCGTGTGATGCTGACCTGCCACATGCCGCTGAATGAAGTACTGATTGATTTTTATGACAGGCTGAAGACCATTTCGCGCGGTTATGCGTCGATGGATTATGAATATGCCGACTATCAGGAGTCTGAACTGGTGCGGATGGATATCATGATTCACGGCGAGGTGGTGGATGCCTTTTCAAGTATTGTTCACCGCTCGAAGGCGGAATACCGCGGGCGGCAGATGTGTAAATCGTTGCTCGACGTTATTCCGCGTCAAGCCTTTGCGGTCGCGCTGCAGGCTGCTGTGAACGGCAAAGTGATTGCCCGTGAAACGATTCGTGCCTACCGAAAAGATGTGACGGCCAAATGTTACGGCGGCGATATTTCCCGAAAGCGCAAACTGCTCGAGCGCCAGAAGGAAGGGAAGAAAAAGCTGAAGGCTATCGGTAAGGTGAATATTCCGCAGGAGGCCTTTATTGCCGTTCTGAAAACCAATAATAACAAGTAG
- a CDS encoding NAD(P)-dependent oxidoreductase gives MKKVLIPTKLNAVARETLEAHGGYNVVQDESSDLRSLASEHSDAHALIVRSEKVTAEIIDAMPSLKVVIRAGAGYNTIDTRYARSRNIDVMNTPGANANAVAEEVIALMLADARHVIPADESTRSGKWEKKNFMGKEITGKTVGIVGFGAIGQLVAKRLAGFEVKVLAYDPFLSAERARDLGATSAELTEIFEKCDYISLHMPENDETRGIINKTLFARMKNGATIINCARAGILNEDDLRSLKADKGIRFLNDVYPKDEAGDKPIADIADIMLPHLGASTVEANWNAAHRSATQLMGYDDKGIASYVVNRDVPMGLDKAYSELAFALAHACRGIAGGNKQMKLIETSFYGDLANFGDWLLVQIVAALSDGFDRSLGFDAALDYLKEMGVEYFNRDADTSKGYGNSITVDVTTSVDASLFQRISVRGTVAEGNMMISRINDFDKLYFEPIGTCVIFIYKDRPGVIGQIGRALADAGLNISDMRNPHDPSGENSLALMRISEKADCEVIDKIAEQIDALHASCITF, from the coding sequence ATGAAAAAGGTACTGATACCAACTAAGCTGAATGCGGTGGCCCGCGAAACCCTGGAAGCCCACGGCGGCTACAATGTTGTGCAGGATGAATCGTCAGACCTCCGTTCTCTCGCATCCGAACATTCCGATGCGCATGCTCTGATTGTGCGTTCCGAAAAAGTGACGGCGGAAATTATCGATGCCATGCCCTCTCTGAAAGTGGTTATCCGGGCCGGTGCCGGCTACAATACCATTGACACGCGTTATGCCCGCTCCAGAAATATTGATGTCATGAATACGCCGGGTGCCAATGCCAATGCGGTGGCTGAAGAGGTGATTGCATTGATGCTGGCCGATGCGCGCCACGTGATTCCTGCTGATGAATCCACCCGGTCAGGAAAATGGGAAAAGAAAAATTTTATGGGCAAAGAGATCACCGGAAAAACCGTGGGCATTGTCGGGTTCGGCGCCATCGGTCAGTTGGTGGCCAAACGACTTGCCGGTTTTGAAGTTAAGGTTCTGGCCTACGATCCCTTCCTTTCCGCTGAGCGTGCGCGTGATCTGGGGGCGACGTCTGCGGAGCTGACTGAGATTTTTGAAAAGTGCGACTACATCTCGCTTCATATGCCGGAAAATGATGAAACGCGCGGCATCATCAATAAAACACTGTTCGCCCGCATGAAAAACGGGGCTACAATCATCAATTGTGCACGCGCCGGTATTCTGAATGAAGACGATCTGCGTTCGCTGAAAGCCGACAAAGGGATCCGCTTCCTGAACGATGTGTATCCGAAGGATGAAGCTGGCGATAAGCCGATTGCCGATATTGCGGATATCATGCTTCCGCATCTGGGGGCCAGCACCGTTGAGGCAAACTGGAATGCCGCGCATCGTTCAGCTACCCAGCTGATGGGTTATGATGATAAAGGGATTGCCTCCTATGTCGTCAATCGTGATGTGCCGATGGGGCTCGATAAGGCCTATTCCGAGCTCGCTTTTGCCTTGGCGCATGCCTGCCGCGGAATTGCCGGCGGAAACAAGCAGATGAAGTTGATTGAAACCAGCTTCTACGGGGATCTTGCCAACTTTGGCGATTGGCTGCTGGTGCAGATTGTGGCGGCTCTTTCCGATGGATTCGACCGTTCGCTCGGTTTTGACGCGGCCTTGGACTATCTGAAGGAAATGGGAGTTGAATATTTCAATCGCGATGCTGATACCTCCAAAGGGTACGGAAATTCCATTACCGTGGATGTAACGACCTCTGTGGATGCTTCGCTTTTTCAGCGTATCAGTGTCCGCGGAACGGTGGCTGAAGGTAATATGATGATTTCGCGCATAAATGATTTCGATAAGCTCTATTTTGAGCCGATCGGAACCTGCGTCATCTTTATCTATAAAGACCGGCCGGGCGTCATCGGTCAGATCGGCCGGGCACTGGCGGATGCGGGGCTGAATATTTCTGACATGCGTAATCCGCATGATCCCTCCGGCGAAAATTCACTGGCGCTGATGCGCATCAGCGAAAAGGCCGACTGCGAAGTAATTGATAAGATTGCTGAGCAGATTGATGCACTCCATGCCTCCTGCATTACGTTCTAA
- the lepB gene encoding signal peptidase I: MIGYFAKRKLKKQLKEYLHMARHARHMREDIADPADLAALIEAEAVVLEIQKTGKGDVERAVQTLEEAANRVYPFARKTPMMEWTETLIVALGAAMAIRAFFFQPFKIPTGSMQPTLNGITVEQQAEPGLFDNPLTKFPKWLITGTSYKEIRAKASGRFMQRNVRGDRDKIIITIGGKEHKFPSYLQEELRRQIAERSAQQRTSEPYYNEGDVIVAAKVIAGDHILVNKMKYNWMKPERGDISVFSTRHLDHPQIRKDNFYIKRMVGLPGEKIQIQNHRLVADGEVVSEPPMFETIATDPKYSGGHSTTPGSRLETADDFIQLGEDEYLMMGDNTKPNMSLDGRFFGGVPRNDFQGPAIFVYWPFRDHWGVVR; the protein is encoded by the coding sequence ATGATTGGATATTTTGCAAAACGCAAGCTGAAGAAGCAGCTGAAGGAATATCTGCATATGGCGCGGCATGCGCGTCACATGCGTGAGGATATTGCCGACCCGGCCGATCTGGCTGCATTGATTGAGGCCGAGGCCGTCGTGCTCGAGATACAAAAGACCGGCAAAGGCGATGTTGAACGCGCCGTCCAGACGCTGGAAGAAGCGGCGAACCGGGTTTATCCATTTGCCCGGAAAACTCCGATGATGGAGTGGACTGAAACGTTGATTGTGGCCCTCGGAGCCGCGATGGCAATCCGGGCATTTTTCTTTCAACCCTTTAAAATTCCGACGGGGTCGATGCAGCCGACGCTGAATGGCATTACGGTGGAACAGCAGGCTGAACCGGGGCTTTTTGATAATCCGCTGACAAAATTTCCTAAATGGCTGATCACCGGTACGTCGTATAAAGAGATTCGTGCTAAAGCCTCCGGGCGTTTCATGCAGCGGAATGTGCGGGGTGATCGCGATAAAATCATTATCACGATCGGAGGAAAGGAGCATAAATTTCCGAGCTATCTGCAGGAGGAGCTGCGTCGGCAGATTGCGGAGCGCAGTGCCCAGCAGCGGACCAGTGAGCCCTACTACAATGAAGGGGATGTCATTGTTGCGGCGAAAGTTATTGCCGGGGACCATATCCTGGTGAATAAAATGAAATATAACTGGATGAAGCCGGAGCGGGGTGACATTTCCGTGTTTTCCACGCGCCATCTGGATCATCCGCAGATCCGGAAGGATAATTTCTACATTAAGCGCATGGTTGGGCTGCCCGGCGAAAAAATCCAAATTCAGAACCATCGTCTGGTTGCTGACGGTGAGGTGGTGTCGGAACCGCCGATGTTTGAAACCATTGCCACCGATCCGAAATACAGCGGGGGGCACAGCACTACGCCGGGGTCCCGGTTGGAAACGGCCGATGATTTTATCCAGTTAGGTGAGGATGAATATCTGATGATGGGCGATAACACCAAGCCGAACATGAGTCTCGACGGCCGGTTTTTCGGTGGTGTTCCTCGTAATGATTTCCAGGGACCGGCCATTTTTGTCTACTGGCCCTTCCGTGATCATTGGGGTGTTGTGCGCTAA
- a CDS encoding autotransporter outer membrane beta-barrel domain-containing protein translates to MKMKVLFAGVLVLSVAVRAQIDVKDGEHKILKTSNDLGAAAVTVGEATSDNSLTVADKVALSAGAAYIGRESSVSNNLLTLESASAMDVSGMIYIGEEGVGNGLWIQEGSYLEAANAVVGFSDSADNNAVRVDAGVFGVYGDMVIGDGGSGNSLVVTNGGTVSANNFLIGAQEGAENNWVEVNGSGLSAGGLLAIGYGGSSNRMDILNGAEVSAVTGYVGYAEAANSNLLVVADAELEVETLIVGAASNHMNVVEVNDGGEVTLDELIIVGTNNFELNDGGTLNVQADFNAMTNGFVWNAGGGLNVYGALSGVTGLESNRILGVHGTWNEAGMVAVGASSSGSRLSISGDARIGTLEVGTGSNAVDNAVTVSGSGSQLMADSLVLGHVSNSNNSVLVRNGGKVVLNAADGLTIAGDNTFTFENGGWLVASNDFAVPVNGFVFGEGGTFEVTGALSGMTNALDGSKTLLLSGGSWNVGADALTLGATNGGTVLQVADGGTLTSTEASLGETGDGSILLVDDAVWNNTGVLSIGEMGSMNQLVVTNGGSVFTGDLELGNQGDHNLVRVSGGSFAVSGDAVVGGTGQGNLLLLEGSADYTGDNDLTVLGSGNAVRVSDSARLDVAQTLSVSGGAKLQVEDDAAVVAGSYMQDADSVLEFDRMTAASPVIEVANADFETNATIRFTGLASDVAVGVTNSRQIVNASSSLVIGGGSDPSVLNVEAENGLFNIDMSVVGNDLFMELVRQSLAVSAGFDTNSQMYAVSGEIDDLASGGDQHAVNQLQVLGGMSGAQQNAQLTQLYDRGAPTYMHMEGLFEAMRQVQNRGIVPDSYWPVGTYGPHFPGEQAQFWFKGFGSWGQQDDDGSFSGYDQSVYGVVVGYDKAFGDLLVGLAGGYSMSDIDQDDGDESESDMGYGILYGSYGSKAWFADASLAYGMGSVENNSGTDFDSEADFDASQFGFYLGGGKELVYRQDTVFVTPTLGLSGGNWMQDGYKEKSSGSVVKKVDDYNRWNFKSELGVETVFRKELRNSVLMPEVHVKWLHEFNSDEENLGYTLDGGTGSYSFGMVSPASDLFELGAALSLWTENKRGTVYEYAIGLDGRFGSGYMANILNARVNIEF, encoded by the coding sequence ATGAAAATGAAAGTTTTGTTTGCGGGTGTGCTGGTCCTGTCCGTCGCTGTAAGGGCGCAGATCGATGTGAAAGACGGGGAACATAAAATTCTCAAAACCAGTAATGATCTGGGGGCGGCTGCAGTAACGGTTGGTGAGGCCACTTCAGATAACTCGTTGACGGTTGCTGATAAAGTTGCGCTGTCGGCAGGTGCAGCCTACATCGGTCGGGAATCGTCGGTCTCGAATAATCTGCTGACGCTGGAGTCGGCTTCGGCGATGGATGTCAGCGGAATGATATATATTGGCGAGGAGGGGGTTGGCAACGGACTCTGGATTCAGGAGGGATCGTATCTGGAAGCAGCTAATGCCGTGGTCGGATTTTCGGATTCTGCGGACAATAATGCGGTGCGGGTTGATGCCGGTGTATTCGGTGTTTACGGAGATATGGTGATCGGCGATGGGGGATCGGGCAACAGCCTTGTGGTGACCAACGGAGGAACGGTCAGTGCAAATAATTTTCTGATCGGTGCGCAGGAAGGGGCAGAGAATAACTGGGTTGAGGTGAACGGCAGCGGGCTGAGTGCCGGGGGACTGCTGGCCATCGGTTATGGCGGCTCTTCGAACCGAATGGATATCCTGAATGGAGCTGAAGTTTCGGCGGTGACCGGCTATGTCGGCTATGCGGAAGCGGCGAACAGCAATCTGTTGGTGGTGGCCGATGCGGAGCTGGAGGTCGAAACGTTGATTGTGGGTGCAGCCAGTAACCATATGAATGTCGTGGAGGTTAATGACGGCGGTGAGGTTACTCTGGATGAACTGATCATTGTCGGAACGAACAATTTTGAACTGAACGATGGCGGAACGCTGAATGTTCAGGCTGATTTTAATGCAATGACGAACGGGTTTGTGTGGAACGCGGGCGGCGGTTTGAATGTTTATGGAGCATTATCGGGGGTTACCGGGCTGGAAAGCAACCGGATCCTCGGGGTGCACGGCACATGGAATGAAGCCGGTATGGTTGCGGTCGGTGCATCGAGCTCGGGGAGCCGGCTGAGTATTTCCGGGGACGCACGTATCGGGACTCTGGAAGTGGGAACAGGTTCCAATGCGGTGGATAATGCGGTCACGGTTTCTGGAAGCGGGTCGCAATTGATGGCGGATTCGCTCGTGCTGGGCCATGTGTCGAATTCCAATAACAGTGTGCTGGTGCGTAATGGAGGTAAGGTGGTGCTGAATGCCGCCGATGGTCTGACGATTGCCGGTGATAATACCTTTACGTTTGAAAATGGAGGCTGGCTGGTGGCCAGCAATGATTTTGCGGTTCCGGTCAATGGCTTTGTATTCGGCGAAGGGGGTACGTTTGAGGTGACCGGTGCGCTTTCGGGGATGACCAATGCGCTCGATGGCAGCAAGACCCTGCTGTTGAGCGGAGGCTCCTGGAATGTCGGTGCTGATGCGCTGACTCTCGGTGCAACAAATGGCGGAACGGTGCTGCAGGTTGCGGATGGCGGGACGCTGACTTCGACCGAAGCAAGTCTGGGAGAGACCGGTGATGGCAGCATATTGCTGGTTGATGATGCCGTCTGGAATAATACCGGTGTTCTTTCGATCGGTGAAATGGGTTCAATGAATCAGTTGGTGGTCACCAACGGAGGTTCTGTATTTACGGGCGATCTGGAACTTGGGAATCAGGGCGATCATAACCTGGTACGGGTAAGTGGAGGATCGTTCGCGGTTTCCGGAGATGCTGTTGTTGGGGGAACGGGGCAGGGGAACCTGTTGCTGCTGGAAGGGAGTGCTGATTATACCGGTGATAATGATCTGACCGTTCTTGGTTCCGGAAATGCCGTTCGCGTTTCTGATTCGGCCCGGCTTGATGTGGCTCAGACCCTGTCGGTGTCAGGCGGTGCGAAGCTGCAGGTTGAAGATGATGCTGCGGTAGTGGCGGGATCGTACATGCAGGATGCTGATTCCGTGCTGGAGTTTGATCGTATGACGGCAGCGTCGCCGGTGATTGAGGTGGCAAACGCAGATTTTGAAACAAATGCAACGATCCGGTTTACCGGTCTGGCAAGCGATGTTGCAGTTGGTGTGACCAATTCCCGGCAGATTGTCAATGCATCGTCTTCATTGGTGATCGGCGGGGGGAGTGACCCCTCTGTTTTGAATGTCGAAGCTGAGAATGGGCTGTTCAATATTGATATGTCAGTGGTCGGAAATGATCTGTTTATGGAGCTGGTCCGGCAGAGTCTGGCTGTGAGTGCCGGTTTTGATACGAATTCCCAAATGTATGCAGTCTCCGGCGAAATTGATGATCTTGCTTCCGGCGGAGATCAGCATGCTGTTAATCAGCTTCAGGTGCTGGGGGGGATGAGCGGCGCACAGCAGAATGCGCAGCTGACGCAGCTGTATGATCGCGGTGCACCGACGTATATGCATATGGAAGGCCTTTTTGAGGCGATGCGGCAGGTGCAGAACCGTGGCATTGTTCCGGATTCCTATTGGCCGGTGGGGACTTATGGGCCGCATTTCCCGGGCGAACAGGCTCAGTTCTGGTTCAAAGGTTTCGGTAGTTGGGGGCAGCAGGACGACGACGGTTCCTTTTCCGGATATGACCAGTCTGTCTATGGCGTGGTTGTCGGATATGATAAAGCTTTTGGGGATCTGCTTGTCGGTTTGGCCGGTGGCTATTCCATGTCGGATATTGATCAGGATGACGGCGATGAAAGTGAATCCGATATGGGCTACGGTATTCTGTACGGCTCCTACGGTTCGAAAGCCTGGTTTGCCGATGCGAGCTTGGCCTATGGCATGGGATCGGTGGAAAACAACAGTGGAACGGACTTTGATTCTGAAGCGGATTTTGATGCCAGTCAGTTCGGGTTTTATCTCGGCGGCGGCAAGGAGCTGGTTTATCGGCAGGATACTGTTTTTGTGACTCCGACACTGGGGCTGTCCGGCGGTAACTGGATGCAGGATGGTTATAAAGAAAAGTCTTCCGGTTCGGTGGTGAAAAAAGTCGATGATTACAATCGTTGGAATTTCAAGTCGGAGCTGGGTGTTGAAACGGTATTCCGGAAAGAGTTGCGTAACTCGGTACTGATGCCGGAGGTGCATGTGAAATGGTTGCATGAATTCAACAGCGATGAGGAAAATCTGGGCTACACACTTGACGGTGGAACGGGGAGTTATTCGTTTGGTATGGTTTCACCGGCTTCGGATCTGTTTGAGCTTGGTGCGGCTCTTTCGCTCTGGACGGAAAATAAACGGGGCACAGTTTATGAATATGCCATTGGTTTGGATGGCCGTTTCGGTTCCGGTTATATGGCGAACATCCTCAATGCCCGTGTAAATATCGAATTCTGA
- a CDS encoding dihydroorotate dehydrogenase: protein MSKPNLEIKIGSMTMKNPVTVASGTFGYGPEYADLVDLNRLGAITVKGICPEEHVGNQTPRTFETRGGMLNAIGLPGPGAKGFIQKYIPFLNQFNTPVIVNIWGKVMEDYGRIVDLLDAEEGIDAYEINLSCPNVKEGGSAFGTDVSTFSKVIELVRAKTEKPIIPKLAPNVPNIGSFAKAAENAGADAIAIMNTMPAMAINIDTLEPELANKFGGLSGPPIKPIAIKLVFDAAQNCSIPIIGMGGIFEPEDAIEFLIAGATAVAVGTANFVDPTTVDRVISGIEHYLTAKGHASVYDIVGTVKV from the coding sequence ATGAGTAAGCCGAATCTTGAAATTAAAATCGGTTCCATGACCATGAAGAACCCGGTGACGGTTGCATCGGGCACATTCGGTTACGGCCCCGAATATGCCGACCTCGTCGACCTCAACCGCCTCGGAGCCATCACCGTTAAAGGCATCTGCCCGGAAGAACATGTGGGCAATCAAACCCCGCGCACCTTCGAAACCCGTGGCGGCATGCTCAACGCCATCGGTCTTCCCGGCCCCGGCGCAAAAGGATTTATTCAAAAATATATTCCCTTTCTGAACCAGTTCAACACCCCTGTAATTGTCAACATCTGGGGCAAAGTCATGGAGGACTACGGGCGCATTGTCGACCTGCTGGATGCCGAAGAGGGCATTGATGCCTACGAAATCAATCTCTCCTGCCCCAACGTCAAAGAGGGCGGCTCCGCCTTCGGCACGGATGTTTCCACCTTTTCAAAAGTGATCGAACTCGTCCGCGCAAAAACTGAAAAACCGATTATTCCGAAACTTGCGCCCAATGTTCCAAACATTGGAAGTTTTGCCAAAGCGGCCGAAAATGCCGGCGCGGATGCCATCGCCATCATGAACACCATGCCGGCCATGGCCATCAACATCGACACACTCGAACCCGAGCTGGCCAACAAATTTGGTGGACTCAGCGGTCCGCCGATCAAACCGATTGCCATCAAACTCGTTTTTGATGCCGCGCAAAACTGCAGTATTCCCATCATTGGAATGGGTGGAATTTTCGAGCCCGAAGATGCCATCGAATTCCTGATTGCCGGTGCAACCGCCGTGGCCGTGGGCACTGCCAACTTTGTAGACCCAACCACCGTCGACCGCGTCATCAGCGGTATTGAACATTATTTGACCGCAAAAGGTCACGCTTCAGTATACGACATCGTCGGCACAGTGAAGGTATGA
- the lptE gene encoding LPS assembly lipoprotein LptE: MKRRLLLTGTLTSTLLFSGCMGYQLGGTTHAGINSAALAPVINNTSEPAIETQVTHAMRNRLQFDGRIKLVNQVEQADAVVEITLTKYNIQPIAYKTEEGQRTTPDLYRLRITGKAELRSTDTGEVIASSATYGESTFSFTSDLTTSKRNALPPAADEIAKFMLDDLIEAWN, from the coding sequence ATGAAGAGACGACTACTATTGACCGGCACCCTCACCAGCACCCTGCTTTTCAGCGGCTGCATGGGCTACCAATTGGGCGGCACAACCCACGCAGGAATCAATTCGGCAGCACTGGCCCCGGTCATCAACAACACCTCCGAACCCGCAATTGAAACTCAGGTAACGCATGCCATGCGCAACCGCCTTCAGTTTGACGGCCGTATTAAACTGGTTAATCAGGTTGAACAGGCCGATGCCGTCGTGGAAATTACGCTGACCAAATACAACATACAGCCCATCGCCTATAAAACCGAAGAAGGCCAGCGCACCACACCAGACCTCTATCGCTTGCGTATCACCGGCAAGGCCGAGTTGCGCAGCACCGATACCGGCGAAGTGATCGCCAGCTCAGCAACTTACGGTGAATCCACCTTTTCATTCACCAGCGATCTCACCACCTCAAAGCGCAACGCTCTGCCCCCGGCAGCGGATGAAATTGCTAAATTTATGCTCGATGACCTGATCGAAGCGTGGAACTAG
- a CDS encoding dihydroorotate dehydrogenase electron transfer subunit, which yields MKHELTNVIEHDNFQGEYRILRLAAPVTGPQVKPGQFLGLQVPNLGERILRRPFSIYQADASGVAVLYKAVGRGTEAMANIQVGDTVNIIGPLGNGYPEPDASKTPVLVAGGYGNAALYILAQRMKKKGIAFFGGRSAIDILLVKEFEELGWDVRPTTDDGSLGTQGLVTDAFDPWAKKQDFQSLEVFCCGPNPMLKAIGDRAIAHDFTAWLSIDRHMACGVGACLTCVIKRKTDTPKDWEWSRCCKDGPIYESREVLWDE from the coding sequence ATGAAACATGAACTCACCAACGTAATTGAACACGACAATTTTCAGGGCGAATACCGCATTCTCCGGCTGGCCGCACCGGTTACCGGCCCGCAAGTCAAACCGGGACAGTTTCTCGGCCTTCAGGTCCCGAACCTGGGCGAACGGATCCTGCGCCGCCCTTTCAGCATCTATCAGGCCGATGCCTCCGGCGTGGCCGTTCTTTATAAAGCCGTCGGACGCGGCACCGAAGCCATGGCCAACATCCAGGTCGGTGACACCGTCAATATTATCGGCCCCCTCGGCAACGGCTATCCGGAACCGGACGCTTCAAAAACGCCGGTGCTCGTCGCCGGCGGCTACGGCAACGCCGCGCTTTATATTCTCGCCCAGCGGATGAAGAAAAAAGGCATCGCCTTCTTCGGAGGCCGCTCCGCCATCGACATTCTGCTCGTTAAAGAATTTGAAGAACTCGGCTGGGACGTACGCCCCACCACCGACGATGGATCGCTCGGCACGCAAGGTCTGGTTACCGACGCCTTCGATCCCTGGGCGAAAAAACAGGATTTCCAATCTCTGGAAGTCTTCTGCTGCGGTCCCAACCCGATGCTCAAAGCGATCGGCGACCGCGCCATTGCGCACGATTTCACCGCCTGGCTCTCGATCGACCGCCACATGGCCTGCGGCGTCGGCGCCTGCCTCACCTGCGTCATTAAACGGAAAACAGATACCCCAAAAGACTGGGAATGGTCGCGTTGCTGCAAAGACGGACCGATCTATGAATCACGCGAGGTGCTGTGGGATGAGTAA